From the Streptomyces sp. NBC_01216 genome, the window AGAGCCCATGCGGGCACGGACACTGATCGAGCATCGGGCCGCGCTTGCCGACGTGGTCAAGGTCAGCGACGACGACCTCGACTGGCTCTACCCGGGACGGGACATCGAAGACGTCGCCCGGGAATGGCTCGAACGCGGACCAGCCCTGGTCGTGGTCACCCGAGGAGCCGCCGGCTCCTACGGCGTCTGCAGATCGGGGGGCGTCCACTGTCCGGCGCCCACCGTCGAGGTCGCCGACACCGTCGGCGCAGGCGACGCCTTCACAGCGGGGCTGCTCGACGCGCTGCGCCGACTCGACCTCCTCGGCGCGGGCAACGCATCCCGCCTGCGCCGTCTCGGTCCGGAAACCCTCATTGAACTGCTCGGTGAGGCATCCCTGGTCTCCGCACTCACGTGCGTCCGCCCGGGGGCCGACCCACCAACCGCACAGGAACTCGAGAGCCATCGGCACGGTGTTGTCAAGTTGTCGATGTGATGGTCGCTTGAGGGTGTGTCGGGTCGGGGTGGGGGTGGGTTTCGGGACCTGGGGCAGGCCGTGGTGGGTCGGCTGGCCGTGCCGGTGATGTGGTCCCGGAGTGTGAAGCGGAGTGCCATCTCGAAGTGGTAATGGGTGGCGGTCAGGAGATGGCGTCGGGGCCGGAAGTGGGGCGAGATGCCGCTGAGCGCGGACAGGAATCGTTGGGCGGCGCGGCGCGGCGTGAGCGGAAGTACTTCATTGCGCGATGACCTCCGCCGGGTAGCGGTGCCCCTTGTACGACGGCGACACGCTCTCCACGACAGGGCCTCCCAGCCACGACCCAACCCGAAGATCATCTCACCCCCACCGGTCAACGTGCCAGCACCGGTGAGTGAACCGGCCCCCCACCAGCCCTCATTCCGGAGGGAGGCCGGTCTGTGGTGCGGGCAATCCGGGCAGGTGACACCGGGACGCTCCTCCCGTGCAGTCGTCGGATGGCTTGCCGTACTGACCCTGGGCATTCAGCGGAATTGGGTGAACTGACGCCACGGTAGAAGCAAAGGTGCCTTGACCTGCGAGGATGCGAGTGTCTAGTCCGCATCCGATGTAAGAGTCAGGGCACCTTTCCGGTGGGCGAGCGTACAGGGTGGGACCGTCGGCTGCGTGTGCGGGCCGACGGCGAGGGGCTGGTCGGGCATGCCGGGGCGGTGCTGCTGCGCCGGTGCGCGGACCGGGTGGATGCTCGCCGTGAACCTGGCCGCCGACCTCGACGCGTGGGTCAGGCTCCTGGCCTGCCCAACGTCGGCGACCCGGCCGACGCCGCCGTCACCTGACGACCCGGCCCCGTTCCGACGAAGACCAGAACGGAGAAGGACCCGCACCACCCCGGGCCCGTGGAACCTGGCGCAGCCGCGGCGTCACGCGCCGGCCCACCCTGACCAGCAGGGGACCGCATCATGAGTCGGAGATCCGGCTGACAGTATGAGACATCGGATGAATCTGAAGCTGCCATCCGCGTTTCGCGTAGAGATTCGCCGCAGTCCTCCTCTCGAACTCTGCATCTCTGTTCTGAGTTTTCACAGGGTGCCAACAAACATCGGAGGATTTCTTGCGTCAGGCAGTCATGGCTCGTATGGTCGGAGCGGCTGCGGATTCATCCGATGTATTGGTCGATGGGGATCCTCGGCCTCTGGACCAGTGACAGGAGACACGGAATGAGGCTGCTGCGACTCGGGCCGCCGGGAGCGGAGGTGCCCGCAATCCTTGACGAGGACGGTACGGCGTACGCGCTCTCGGTTCTGACGGCGGACATCGACGGAGCGTTCCTCGCTTCCGGTGGAATCGACAGGGCTCGGGCGGCACTCGCCGCGGGGACACTGCCGGTCGTAGAGGCCGCTGGCCTGCGGACCGGCGCACCGGTCGCCCGCCCGGGCAAGGTGGTGTGCGTCGGCCTCAACTACCGCGACCATGCGGAGGAGACCGGGGTAGCCGTCCCCGAACGGCCGGTCGTCTTCATGAAGGACCCGTCCACCGTGGGCGGCCCCTACGACCGGGTGCTGATCCCGCGCGATTCGGTGAAGACCGACTGGGAGGTCGAGCTCGCCGTGGTCATCGGTCGCGAGGCCCGCTACCTGGCGAGCCCGGCCGATGTCATCCAGTACATCGCCGGCTTCGCGATCAGCAACGACGTCTCCGAGCGCGAGTTCCAGCTCGAGTACTCCGCGCAGTGGGACCTCGGCAAGTCCTGCGAGACCTTCAACCCGCTCGGCCCCTGGCTGGTTACCCCCGATGAGGTCGGCGACCCCCAGGCGCTCGGCCTGCGGCTGGCCGTCAATGGCGAGGTCTGCCAGAACGGCGATACCAAGAACATGATCTTCGATGTCGCCTACCTGGTCTGGTACCTCAGCCAGTACATGGTGCTTCGCCCCGGCGACGTCATCAACACCGGTACTCCCGCCGGCGTGGCCCTCGGCCTGCCCGGCACCCCCTACCTGCGCGAAGGGGACGTGGTCGAGCTGTCGATCGACGGCCTCGGCACCCAGCGCCAGACGTTCGCCAACGCGTGAAAGGCACCCCGTTGTCCGCAACCACAGCGCGGATCACCGCCGTCGACACCTACGACATCCGCTTCCCCACCTCGCGGGAGCTGGACGGGTCCGACGCGATGAACCCCGACCCCGACTACTCCGCCGCCTACGTCATCCTGCGCACCTCGGCGGGCGGCCACGAGGGCCACGGCCTCACCTTCACCATCGGCCGCGGCAACGACGTCCAGGTCGCCGCCATCGACGCGCTGCGCGACCACATCATCGGCCGTACGGTCGACGAACTGTGCGCCGACCCGGGCTCGCTCAGCCGTGACCTGATCGGCGACAGCCAACTGCGCTGGCTCGGCCCCGAGAAGGGCGTGATGCACATGGCCATAGGTGCCGTCGTCAACGCCGCCTGGGACCTCGCGGCCAAGCGCGAGGGCAAGCCGCTCTGGCAGCTGCTCGCCGACGCCGACCCCGCGTGGCTCGTCTCCCAGATCGACTTCCGCTACATCACAGACGCCCTGAACCCTGACGAGGCCCTGGCACTGCTGAGCAAGGGCAAGCAGGGTGCGGACGGCCGGGCCGCCGAGCTGCTTCGGCGCGGTTACCCCGCGTACACCACTTCGCCCGGCTGGCTTGGCTACTCCGACGAGAAGCTCACCCGGCTCGCCAAGGCGGCGGTGGCAGACGGGTTCACCCAGATCAAGCTGAAGGTCGGCGCCGACCTCGAGGACGACATCCGGCGCTGCCGTGCCGCCCGCCAGGCCGTCGGCCCGGACATCCGGATGGCGATCGACGCGAACCAGCGCTGGAACGTCGCCGAGGCGATCGAATGGACGAATGCCCTGGGCGAGTTCGATCCGTACTGGATCGAGGAGCCCACCAGCCCCGACGACGTGCTCGGGCACGCCGCCGTCCGGCAGGACGTGCACCCGATCAAGGTCGCCACCGGCGAGCACGTGCAGAACCGGATCGTCTTCAAGCAACTGCTCCAGGCCGGCGCCATCGACATCCTCCAGCTGGACTCCGCGCGCGTGGCGGGCGTCAACGAGAACCTGGCGATCCTGCTGCTGGCCGCCAAGTTCGACGTTCCGGTCTGCCCGCACGCCGGCGGCGTGGGCCTGTGCGAGCTGGTCCAGCATCTGTCGATGTTCGACTACGTCGCTCTCTCCGGCACTACCGAAGACCGGGTGATCGAGTTCGTCGACCACCTCCACCAGCACTTCCTCACCCCTGTGGTCATCAGCAGCGGCCACTACCAGGCACCCACCGAGCCAGGCTTCTCAGCCACCATGCACCAGGCCACCATCGACACCTTCACATACCCCGGCGGCGCCTTCTGGGCGGCCGACCTGGAGGAGCGCTCATGACCACCGACCTCGACGGACTCACTGCCCTGGTCACCGGCGGCGCCTCCGGCATAGGTCTGGCCACTGCCAAACTGCTCAGCGAGCGGGGAGCGGACGTCGCTGTCCTCGACCTCGACCCGAGCGGTGTCCACGTCCCGCTGCGCGGCTTCACCGCTGACGTCGCCGACGACCGCTCGGTGCGCACGGCCGTCGAGGGGGCGGCCGAGGCGCTCGGCGGGATCGACATCCTGGTCAACAACGCCGGAATCGGTGCCGCGGGCACCATCGAGGACAACCCGGACGAGCAATGGCACCACGTCCTGGACGTCAACGTGCTCGGCATCGTCCGCACCACCCGCACGGCGCTGCCCTACCTGCGCCGCTCCGGCCACGCCTCCGTGGTCAACACCTGCTCCATCGCCGCCACCGCGGGACTTCCCCAGCGCGCGTTGTATTCGGCGAGCAAGGGCGCCGTCCTCTCGCTTACCCTGGCCACGGCCGCAGACCACGTCCGTGAGGGTATCCGGGTCAACTGCGTCAACCCCGGCACCGTCGACACCTTGTGGGTCTCCCGACTGCTGGACGCCGCCGAGGACCCGGCCGCCGAACGCGCCGCCCTCAACGGCCGCCAGCCGACCGGACGGCTGGTCAGCGCCGAGGAAGTTGCCGCCGCAATCGCTTACCTCGCCTCCCCGGCTGCCGGCAGCATCACCGGCACCGCCCTCGCGGTCGACGGCGGCATGGCGGGCCTGCGCCTGCGACCGGAGCCGAAGCTGTGATGCTGCGCCACCACCGGCTCGGCCGCAGCACGGTTCAGGTCAGCGAGCTCGCCTTCGGCGCGGCCGGTATCGGCAACCTGTTCACCCCGGTGCCCGACGCACAGGCCGAACAGACCGTCGTCGCCGCCTGGGAGTCCGGTGTCCGGTACTTCGACACCGCCCCGCACTACGGCCTCGGCCTGTCCGAACGACGCCTCGGCCGCGTCTTGGGTGCCATGCCCCGGCACGAGTACGTGCTGTCCACCAAGGTCGGCCGCCTGCTGGAGCCAACCGCCGACGCGGATGGCGACGACCTGACCAACGGCTTCGCCGTCCCCGCGACCCACCACCGACGATGGGACTTCAGCGCCCAGGGTGTGCGTCGGTCTATCGAGGAGAGCCTGGACCGGCTCGACCTGGACCGGCTCGACATCGCCTACCTGCACGACCCGGACGACTACGCCGACCAGGCCCTGGACCAGGCATACCCGGAGCTGGAACGCCTGCGCGCGGAAGGTGTGCTCGGCGCCATCGGCGTGGGGATGAACCAGGCCGAACTGCTCAGCCGCTTCGTCCGCGACACTGACATCGACGCCGTCCTGCTAGCTGGCCGCTACAGCTTGCTCGACCAGAGCGGCCTCACCGAACTGCTACCGCTGGCCCACCGGCGTGGTGTCGGAGTCGTGATCGGCGGTGTCTTCAATTCCGGCCTGCTCGCCGACCCGCGTCCCGGCGCCACCTTCGACTACTCTGCGGCGCCGCCAGACCTGCTCGGCCGGGCCCTCGACCTCAGGGCCATCTGCGAGCAGCACGGCGTACCCCTGCGGGCCGCCGCTCTGCGCTTCCCGTTCGGACACCCGGCCGTCGCCAGCGTCCTGGTGGGCACTCGCAACGCGGCCGAGATGGAGGACGCCGGCGCCATGCTCCACCACCGCATCACGGACGCCCTGTGGGCCGATCTGAAGGACCGCGGGCTGCTGACCGCCGACACACCAACCCCTCTGGAGGCGGGCTGATGCGTATCGCCCTGTTCATCACCTGCTTCAACGACACGATGTTTCCCGGTACCGGCCGAGCCGTGGTGACCGTCCTGGAGCGCCTGGGCCACACGGTCGAGTTCCCGCAGGAGCAGACCTGCTGCGGTCAGATGCACTTCAACACCGGCTACCGCCCCGATGCCGTCCCCTTGGTGGCTCGCTTCGCCAGGACCTTCGCGGACTACGACGCCGTCGTCACGCCGTCCGCCTCCTGCGCCGGAATGGTCCGCGAGAACCACCCGCTGCTCGCGGCGGAGTACGCCCACGTCCAGCTCCAGCGGCAGGTCACCGAACTGGTGCCCCGGGTGTACGAGTTCATCGAATTTCTGACCCACGTCCTCGGGGTCACCGATGTGGGGGCGTTCTTCCCACACCGTGTCACCTACCACCCCACCTGCCACTCCCTGCGAGGACTGCGCCTCGGCGACCGGCCGCTGGAGCTGCTGCGGGCGGTCAAGGGCATCGACCTGGTCGACCTCCCGTCGGCCGACTCGTGCTGCGGCTTCGGCGGTACCTTCGCCATCAAGAACGCACATACCTCCGCCGCGATGCTCTCCGACAAGGCGGTCGGGGTGCAATCCAC encodes:
- a CDS encoding L-fuconate dehydratase, which produces MSATTARITAVDTYDIRFPTSRELDGSDAMNPDPDYSAAYVILRTSAGGHEGHGLTFTIGRGNDVQVAAIDALRDHIIGRTVDELCADPGSLSRDLIGDSQLRWLGPEKGVMHMAIGAVVNAAWDLAAKREGKPLWQLLADADPAWLVSQIDFRYITDALNPDEALALLSKGKQGADGRAAELLRRGYPAYTTSPGWLGYSDEKLTRLAKAAVADGFTQIKLKVGADLEDDIRRCRAARQAVGPDIRMAIDANQRWNVAEAIEWTNALGEFDPYWIEEPTSPDDVLGHAAVRQDVHPIKVATGEHVQNRIVFKQLLQAGAIDILQLDSARVAGVNENLAILLLAAKFDVPVCPHAGGVGLCELVQHLSMFDYVALSGTTEDRVIEFVDHLHQHFLTPVVISSGHYQAPTEPGFSATMHQATIDTFTYPGGAFWAADLEERS
- a CDS encoding SDR family NAD(P)-dependent oxidoreductase; its protein translation is MTTDLDGLTALVTGGASGIGLATAKLLSERGADVAVLDLDPSGVHVPLRGFTADVADDRSVRTAVEGAAEALGGIDILVNNAGIGAAGTIEDNPDEQWHHVLDVNVLGIVRTTRTALPYLRRSGHASVVNTCSIAATAGLPQRALYSASKGAVLSLTLATAADHVREGIRVNCVNPGTVDTLWVSRLLDAAEDPAAERAALNGRQPTGRLVSAEEVAAAIAYLASPAAGSITGTALAVDGGMAGLRLRPEPKL
- a CDS encoding (Fe-S)-binding protein; translation: MRIALFITCFNDTMFPGTGRAVVTVLERLGHTVEFPQEQTCCGQMHFNTGYRPDAVPLVARFARTFADYDAVVTPSASCAGMVRENHPLLAAEYAHVQLQRQVTELVPRVYEFIEFLTHVLGVTDVGAFFPHRVTYHPTCHSLRGLRLGDRPLELLRAVKGIDLVDLPSADSCCGFGGTFAIKNAHTSAAMLSDKAVGVQSTGAEVLCAADNSCLMHLGGGLSRQGSSVRTMHLAEILAATEGAA
- a CDS encoding carbohydrate kinase family protein, producing MFLVVGEAVVDIVKSGQGDTAAYPGGSPANVAVGLGRLGNPVSLLTRYGRDPYGEMLAAHFADSSVTLLGDTTADGLPTSTAIARTDTAGAATYEFVISWDLAPIPEPDELPDGVVCLHTGSIAAALEPGATTVRRLLKQARGRCTVSYDPNCRPTLMGEPMRARTLIEHRAALADVVKVSDDDLDWLYPGRDIEDVAREWLERGPALVVVTRGAAGSYGVCRSGGVHCPAPTVEVADTVGAGDAFTAGLLDALRRLDLLGAGNASRLRRLGPETLIELLGEASLVSALTCVRPGADPPTAQELESHRHGVVKLSM
- a CDS encoding fumarylacetoacetate hydrolase family protein produces the protein MRLLRLGPPGAEVPAILDEDGTAYALSVLTADIDGAFLASGGIDRARAALAAGTLPVVEAAGLRTGAPVARPGKVVCVGLNYRDHAEETGVAVPERPVVFMKDPSTVGGPYDRVLIPRDSVKTDWEVELAVVIGREARYLASPADVIQYIAGFAISNDVSEREFQLEYSAQWDLGKSCETFNPLGPWLVTPDEVGDPQALGLRLAVNGEVCQNGDTKNMIFDVAYLVWYLSQYMVLRPGDVINTGTPAGVALGLPGTPYLREGDVVELSIDGLGTQRQTFANA
- a CDS encoding aldo/keto reductase, giving the protein MLRHHRLGRSTVQVSELAFGAAGIGNLFTPVPDAQAEQTVVAAWESGVRYFDTAPHYGLGLSERRLGRVLGAMPRHEYVLSTKVGRLLEPTADADGDDLTNGFAVPATHHRRWDFSAQGVRRSIEESLDRLDLDRLDIAYLHDPDDYADQALDQAYPELERLRAEGVLGAIGVGMNQAELLSRFVRDTDIDAVLLAGRYSLLDQSGLTELLPLAHRRGVGVVIGGVFNSGLLADPRPGATFDYSAAPPDLLGRALDLRAICEQHGVPLRAAALRFPFGHPAVASVLVGTRNAAEMEDAGAMLHHRITDALWADLKDRGLLTADTPTPLEAG